A single genomic interval of Rosistilla ulvae harbors:
- a CDS encoding FMN-dependent NADH-azoreductase, with protein sequence MQAEADGSNPDRNSRPLPVAIDLWGGYAPRGVLQLAGCLAPLRSDITCASLIGLLLTLPGDCRVSKLLYIESSPRKARSKSIKVANAFVENYKATHPGDEVVTIDLWKMTLPEFDGYTIDAKYQVMHGQGHDAEQAAAWKTVVDVIEEFKSADKYLFSLPMWNFGIPYKLKHYIDVIAQPGQTFSFSPETGYSGLVTGKPVAVVYARGGAYGSDQTKGMDFQMTYMQLLLGFIGFTEIQSVVVEPTLASAEDVAKTEAAAVEQAEQLAASF encoded by the coding sequence GTGCAAGCCGAAGCTGACGGTAGTAATCCCGACCGCAACAGTCGCCCGCTGCCGGTGGCGATCGATCTTTGGGGGGGCTACGCTCCACGCGGTGTTTTGCAGCTGGCTGGCTGCCTGGCGCCGCTGCGATCGGATATAACATGCGCGTCGCTGATCGGTTTGCTTTTAACTCTTCCGGGAGATTGTCGCGTGTCCAAATTGCTCTATATCGAATCTTCGCCGCGGAAAGCGCGGTCCAAGTCGATCAAGGTTGCCAATGCGTTTGTCGAGAATTACAAGGCGACCCATCCTGGCGACGAAGTGGTGACGATCGATCTGTGGAAAATGACGCTCCCCGAGTTCGATGGGTACACGATCGATGCGAAATACCAGGTGATGCATGGGCAGGGGCACGATGCTGAACAAGCGGCGGCGTGGAAGACGGTCGTCGATGTGATCGAGGAATTCAAGTCGGCCGACAAATACCTCTTTAGCCTGCCGATGTGGAATTTTGGCATTCCCTACAAATTGAAGCACTACATCGACGTGATCGCGCAACCGGGGCAGACCTTCAGCTTTTCGCCCGAAACCGGGTACAGCGGGTTGGTCACCGGAAAACCCGTTGCCGTCGTCTATGCGCGTGGGGGTGCCTACGGCAGCGATCAGACGAAGGGAATGGATTTCCAAATGACGTACATGCAATTGTTGCTGGGGTTCATCGGCTTCACCGAAATCCAGTCGGTGGTTGTGGAACCAACGCTGGCCTCTGCCGAGGACGTTGCCAAAACTGAAGCGGCTGCGGTCGAGCAAGCCGAACAATTGGCTGCGTCGTTCTAA